From a region of the Nocardioides ginsengisegetis genome:
- a CDS encoding phospholipase D-like domain-containing protein codes for MRRLTAAGVLASSLLLVGTLGSFPSSAAPTATSSTTASVALRQGETTTKPPPAPDHYTPVTGVKVNNPLGDRAHRRTIVTHLLRTINSVPPRAKIRIATWNFRSPDITDALIAAHRRGVSVRVVIDRLNANADNPNPPFERLTNALKHHEHNRSKDMESFTRECVSACRAAGGIAHVKFYLFSRAGKANHVVEYGSFNATDLATYAQWNDLYTVRNKKEMYNEFNGVFNQMRKDQNVDQPFLSYHHGRFTSYFYPYKGKGTKYANGTTKDPLLVELNKMVCKGATNGTGTNGFTKLRFAQTSMHGERGKAIAERIRQMWQRGCDIKMVYAVFGNEVLSILRHTTRGPVPIRQIAQDFDEDGVYDRYLHMKTLAVSGVYDGNTSANVVWNGSANYTGVALASDEVVMRIFDPKVRATYSQWFDYLFANPPKFSNNPGQPESVRLAFKRAIANGVDPYAKMQLD; via the coding sequence GTGCGACGACTGACTGCCGCCGGAGTCCTGGCCAGCAGCCTGCTGCTGGTGGGGACGCTCGGCTCCTTCCCCTCATCAGCCGCCCCGACCGCCACCAGCAGCACCACCGCCTCCGTGGCCCTGCGCCAGGGCGAGACGACGACCAAGCCGCCGCCGGCGCCCGACCACTACACGCCGGTGACCGGCGTGAAGGTCAACAACCCGCTGGGCGACCGGGCTCACCGACGCACGATCGTCACGCACCTGCTGCGCACCATCAACAGCGTGCCGCCGCGCGCGAAGATCCGGATCGCGACCTGGAACTTCCGCAGCCCCGACATCACCGACGCGCTCATCGCGGCCCACCGCCGCGGCGTCTCGGTCCGCGTCGTCATCGACCGGCTCAACGCCAACGCCGACAACCCCAACCCGCCCTTCGAGCGGCTGACCAACGCGCTCAAGCACCACGAGCACAACCGCAGCAAGGACATGGAGAGCTTCACCCGCGAGTGCGTCAGCGCCTGCCGGGCCGCGGGCGGCATCGCCCACGTGAAGTTCTACCTGTTCAGCCGCGCCGGCAAGGCCAACCACGTGGTCGAGTACGGCTCCTTCAACGCCACCGACCTGGCGACGTACGCGCAGTGGAACGACCTCTACACCGTGCGCAACAAGAAGGAGATGTACAACGAGTTCAACGGCGTCTTCAACCAGATGCGCAAGGACCAGAACGTCGACCAGCCGTTCCTGAGCTACCACCACGGCCGGTTCACGTCGTACTTCTACCCCTACAAGGGCAAGGGAACGAAGTACGCCAACGGCACCACCAAGGACCCGCTCCTCGTCGAGCTGAACAAGATGGTCTGCAAGGGCGCCACCAACGGCACCGGCACCAACGGCTTCACCAAGCTGCGGTTCGCGCAGACCTCCATGCACGGCGAGCGGGGCAAGGCGATAGCCGAGCGGATCCGCCAGATGTGGCAGCGCGGCTGCGACATCAAGATGGTCTACGCCGTGTTCGGCAACGAGGTGCTCAGCATCCTGCGCCACACCACGCGCGGCCCGGTCCCGATCAGGCAGATCGCCCAGGACTTCGACGAGGACGGCGTCTACGACCGCTACCTCCACATGAAGACCCTCGCGGTCAGCGGCGTCTACGACGGCAACACCTCGGCCAACGTCGTGTGGAACGGCTCGGCCAACTACACCGGCGTCGCCCTGGCCAGCGACGAGGTCGTGATGCGGATCTTCGACCCGAAGGTGCGCGCGACCTACAGCCAGTGGTTCGACTACCTCTTCGCCAACCCGCCGAAGTTCAGCAACAACCCCGGCCAGCCGGAGTCGGTGCGGCTCGCGTTCAAGCGCGCGATCGCCAACGGCGTCGACCCCTACGCCAAGATGCAGCTGGACTGA
- a CDS encoding Mrp/NBP35 family ATP-binding protein, translated as MSTPSLEQVNAALATVNDPEIKRPITDLGMVESVEVDEGGLVRVTVLLTVAGCPLKDTINRDVTAAVQRVEGVTGVDLTLGVMSAEQRAGLQETLRGGQAQREIPFAQPGSLTKVFAIASGKGGVGKSSVTVNLALAMAKQGLKVGIVDADIYGHSVPAMLGVADHRPTQVEDLIMPVPTPSGVSVISIGMLKPRRDQVVAWRGPMLDRALVQMLADVYWGDLDVLLLDLPPGTGDVAISLGQHLPGAEVVVVTTPQEAAAEVAERAGTMASMMHQRVVGVVENMSYLPCPHCGPEHKLEIFGSGGGDRVAATLSQRIGSTVPVLGRIPLDTSLREGGDVGKPIVDADPTAPAAVELSNIAATLSGRGRGLAGMQLGLTPTSKF; from the coding sequence ATGAGCACCCCCTCTCTCGAGCAGGTCAACGCCGCTCTCGCGACCGTCAACGACCCCGAGATCAAGCGCCCCATCACCGATCTCGGCATGGTCGAGTCCGTCGAGGTCGACGAGGGTGGCCTGGTCCGGGTGACGGTGCTGCTCACCGTGGCGGGGTGCCCGCTCAAGGACACCATCAACCGTGACGTGACCGCGGCCGTCCAGCGGGTCGAGGGCGTCACCGGCGTCGACCTGACGCTCGGGGTGATGTCGGCCGAGCAGCGCGCCGGCCTCCAGGAGACTCTCCGCGGCGGCCAGGCCCAGCGCGAGATCCCCTTCGCCCAGCCCGGCTCGCTGACCAAGGTCTTCGCGATCGCCAGCGGCAAGGGCGGCGTCGGCAAGTCCTCGGTGACGGTCAACCTCGCGCTCGCGATGGCCAAGCAGGGGCTCAAGGTCGGCATCGTCGACGCCGACATCTACGGCCACTCGGTGCCCGCCATGCTCGGCGTGGCCGACCACCGGCCGACCCAGGTCGAGGACCTGATCATGCCGGTCCCCACGCCCAGCGGCGTCTCGGTCATCTCGATCGGCATGCTCAAGCCGCGCCGCGACCAGGTCGTCGCCTGGCGTGGCCCGATGCTCGACCGGGCCCTGGTCCAGATGCTCGCCGACGTCTACTGGGGCGACCTCGACGTGCTCCTCCTCGACCTCCCGCCGGGCACCGGCGACGTCGCCATCTCGCTCGGCCAGCACCTCCCGGGTGCCGAGGTGGTCGTGGTGACCACCCCGCAGGAGGCCGCGGCCGAGGTCGCCGAGCGCGCCGGCACGATGGCCTCGATGATGCACCAGCGCGTCGTGGGCGTCGTGGAGAACATGAGCTACCTGCCCTGCCCGCACTGCGGCCCCGAGCACAAGCTCGAGATCTTCGGCTCCGGCGGCGGCGACCGGGTCGCAGCCACCCTCTCGCAGCGGATCGGCTCCACCGTCCCGGTCCTGGGCCGGATCCCGCTCGACACCTCGCTGCGCGAGGGCGGCGACGTCGGCAAGCCGATCGTCGACGCCGACCCGACCGCCCCGGCGGCCGTCGAGCTCAGCAACATCGCCGCCACGCTGTCGGGGCGTGGCCGCGGACTCGCCGGGATGCAGCTCGGCCTCACCCCGACCAGTAAGTTCTGA
- a CDS encoding sec-independent translocase codes for MFGVGLPEMMVIAFVAVLVFGPDKLPDLARQAGQMIRKAKEFANSARDELRTELGPEYADLELRDLDPRTIVRKHIVEAMEEADRDARSSRRPGQRPLDEGETPPYDADAT; via the coding sequence ATGTTCGGTGTCGGGCTCCCCGAGATGATGGTCATCGCCTTCGTGGCGGTGCTCGTGTTCGGGCCCGACAAGTTGCCCGACCTCGCTCGCCAGGCGGGTCAGATGATCCGCAAGGCCAAGGAGTTCGCCAACTCCGCCCGTGACGAGCTGCGCACCGAGCTCGGCCCCGAGTACGCCGACCTCGAGCTGCGCGACCTCGACCCCCGCACCATCGTGCGCAAGCACATCGTCGAGGCGATGGAGGAGGCCGACCGGGACGCCCGGTCCTCCCGCCGCCCCGGCCAGCGCCCGCTCGACGAGGGCGAGACCCCGCCGTACGACGCCGACGCGACGTAA
- a CDS encoding magnesium transporter MgtE N-terminal domain-containing protein, translated as MSTTPSRVFAAKLVGLPIFDPQGDQVGKVRDLVVALRSEVSQPRVLGLVAEVFGRRRIFVPMTRVTNIDSGQVYTTGLLNMRRFEQRSTETLVIGQMLDRTVTIPSTGVVGTVYDVGMEQARNRDWVLSRVAVQEPARGFRRRGQTHVVEWRDVEGLTRREDAQGATHLIAALNEMRPADAANMIHELPFERRTAVVAALDDERLADVLEELPEEDQVEILEHLDSERAADILEEMSPDDAADLIADLPPDTAATLLNLMEPDEADDVRRLMSYAEHTAGAMMTPEPVILGPDATIADALAHVRNPDLTPALAALVYVCRQPLEAPTGKFLGVAHIQRLLREPPSTLVAGALDDSMDPLRPTASIEQVAAHLATYNLVAAPVVDDDGHLVGAVTVDDLLDHMLPENWRDLVLRPGDARPGHRRGVSRG; from the coding sequence GTGAGCACCACCCCCTCCCGCGTCTTCGCAGCCAAGCTCGTCGGGCTGCCGATCTTCGACCCCCAGGGCGACCAGGTGGGCAAGGTGCGGGACCTCGTGGTGGCGCTCCGCTCGGAGGTCAGCCAGCCGCGGGTGCTCGGGCTGGTGGCCGAGGTCTTCGGCCGGCGCCGGATCTTCGTGCCGATGACGCGGGTGACCAACATCGACAGCGGGCAGGTCTACACGACCGGGCTGCTCAACATGCGCCGCTTCGAGCAGCGCTCCACCGAGACCCTGGTCATCGGGCAGATGCTCGACCGCACGGTCACGATCCCGTCCACGGGCGTGGTGGGCACCGTCTACGACGTCGGGATGGAGCAGGCCCGCAACCGCGACTGGGTGCTCAGCCGGGTCGCCGTGCAGGAGCCGGCCCGCGGCTTCCGCCGCCGCGGCCAGACCCACGTCGTGGAGTGGCGCGACGTCGAGGGGCTGACCCGCCGCGAGGACGCGCAGGGAGCCACCCACCTGATCGCGGCGCTCAACGAGATGCGGCCCGCCGACGCGGCCAACATGATCCACGAGCTGCCCTTCGAGCGCCGGACGGCCGTCGTGGCCGCCCTCGACGACGAGCGGCTGGCCGACGTGCTCGAGGAGCTGCCCGAGGAGGACCAGGTCGAGATCCTCGAGCACCTCGACTCCGAGCGCGCGGCCGACATCCTCGAGGAGATGTCCCCCGACGACGCGGCCGACCTGATCGCCGACCTGCCGCCGGACACCGCCGCCACCCTGCTGAACCTGATGGAGCCCGACGAGGCCGACGACGTCCGGCGCCTGATGTCCTACGCCGAGCACACCGCCGGCGCGATGATGACCCCCGAGCCGGTCATCCTCGGCCCCGACGCGACCATCGCCGACGCGCTCGCGCACGTCCGCAACCCCGACCTGACTCCCGCCCTGGCCGCGCTGGTCTACGTCTGCCGCCAGCCGCTCGAGGCGCCCACGGGCAAGTTCCTCGGCGTCGCGCACATCCAGCGCCTGCTGCGCGAGCCGCCCTCGACGCTGGTCGCCGGCGCGCTCGACGACTCGATGGACCCGCTGCGTCCCACGGCCAGCATCGAGCAGGTGGCCGCCCACCTGGCCACCTACAACCTCGTCGCGGCCCCGGTGGTCGACGACGACGGCCACCTCGTCGGTGCCGTCACCGTCGACGACCTGCTCGACCACATGCTCCCGGAGAACTGGCGCGACCTGGTCCTGCGACCCGGCGACGCCCGCCCCGGCCACCGCCGGGGGGTGAGCCGTGGCTGA
- a CDS encoding DUF1003 domain-containing protein, with product MAEPRQPRTRLDTPKETRRPLVRRPAYDADAFGSFAEQFARFMGTARFLLYMTGFVLVWVGWNLLAPEDARFDNYPFIFLTLMLSLQASYAAPLILLAQNRQETRDKVIAEQDRQANARAHADMEFLAREVASLRMAVGEVATRDFLRSELRSLLQDLEERARLLDEDESATA from the coding sequence GTGGCTGAGCCGCGCCAGCCCCGCACCCGCCTGGACACGCCCAAGGAGACGCGCCGCCCGCTCGTGCGGAGGCCGGCGTACGACGCGGACGCGTTCGGCAGCTTCGCCGAGCAGTTCGCACGGTTCATGGGGACCGCGCGGTTCCTGCTCTACATGACCGGCTTCGTCCTGGTCTGGGTCGGCTGGAACCTCCTCGCTCCCGAGGACGCGCGGTTCGACAACTACCCGTTCATCTTCCTCACCCTGATGCTCAGCCTGCAGGCGTCGTACGCCGCGCCCCTGATCCTGCTCGCGCAGAACCGCCAGGAGACGCGCGACAAGGTGATCGCCGAGCAGGACCGGCAGGCCAACGCCCGGGCCCACGCCGACATGGAGTTCCTCGCCCGCGAGGTCGCCTCGCTCCGGATGGCGGTCGGCGAGGTCGCGACCCGAGACTTCCTGCGCTCCGAGCTGCGCTCGCTGCTGCAGGACCTCGAGGAGCGCGCCCGCCTCCTGGACGAGGACGAGTCGGCCACCGCGTGA